From Pirellulales bacterium:
GGCGAAAGTCGCGGCTGGCAAAGGCCGCCAGCCAGACCGACCACGGCAGTAGGCAGCCGAAGATTTCGCAGGGAAATGCCAGCAGGTGCCGGAACACCGGTCCGAGCGACGAATAGTCGAACCGCGCCGCCGACGTGTGTCCCCAGGTTTGAAGCACCAGCTTCCACTCGACGGCCATCGAATACGGTACTTGCCAGACGGCGACCACCGCCGTGCCGGCAATGATGCCGGTGAGGTGCGACCAGCTCAGCAAAAACCGCCAATCTCGCCGCACAGCCAGGTAGACGACCGTCGCCGCCACAAAGTAGATCGGCCCTTGCGGCCCCTTGGCCAAGGCCGCCAGCCCGGACAGCGCGTAGCCCAGGCACCACGTTTGCCGGGCGGGCAGTCCACCGCGATAGGCGCGGTGCCACAAGAGCAGCGACGCGCCGACCAACAGCGTCATGGTGGCCTCGGTCTCGGCAAGCATGCCGAGCTGCAGCACCTGCCCCATCGTGGCGTAGGCGAGCCCGGCCGCCAGTGCGCCGTTGCGCGTCAGCGCGGTGCGCGAATAACCGTAGATGATGAGCGTCGTGGCCAGCGTTGCCAGCACGGTCGGCAGGCGGACCGCGAGCGTGCCGCTGCCGCCGGTGGCGAGCATGCTCAGCGCGATCAGCCAATTGCCCAGCGGCGGCCGGTCGGGGAAGACGCGGCCCTGTTCGCGCGGCACGACCCAGTCGCCCGTTTCGAGCATCTCGATGGCGACTCGTGCCCGGCGTGTTTCCTCGCCCCGCAACGTCAGGTCGTCGAGCCGAGCGAAGTAGATCGCGGCCACGATCAGCACCAATAGCACGGCCTGCGGTTCGAGCCAGCCGGGCAACCGCGATCGAAGCAACCGGGCAAATGAGCTTAGGAACATGGCGCCAGAGTGTCGCAAATGACGCCATTTCGGGCCAGACGAGTTTGGCGTAGAATGGAAGCAGGAGGTGGCACTATGGCAATTGTAACCGAACAGCGCGTCGCGCCGCTGACGGCCGGCGATCAATTGACCCGCGACGAGTTCTTGCGCCGTTGGGAAGCTGATCCGAACATCAAGCTGGCCGAGTTGATCGAAGGGACCGTCTACGCGCCTTTCCGCAATGCGATCGAGCATGGCGACATGGTCGGCGGAGTGGCGGATTGGTTGAGCACCTATCATATCGCAACAGCAGGTACGGCCGGCGGCAGGAGTACCACGTTGTTGATGCTCGACGACGCCCCGCAACCCGACCTGAGTTTGCGCCTGCTGCCGCAATGTGGCGGCGCAGCGTGGATGGAGGGCCGTTATCTGCGCGGCACGCCCGAGTTGCTTGCGGAGGTTTCTGTTTCTACCGCCTCCTACGATCTGCACCAGAAACTCAGGCTTTACCAGTCGGCCGGCATTCCCGAATACCTGGCCGTGGTGGTCTTCGAACGGGAAATCCGCTGGCACGCGCTCGTCGACGGCCGCTACCAGTTTCTTTCGCCCGACATCGACGGACTTTATCGCTCGCGAGTCTTTCCCGGCCTTTGGCTCGATGGCCAGGCTCTTTTGTCGGGCAACCTGCGGCAGGTGCTCGACCGCTTGCAGCAGGGTTTGCGGTCTGACGAGCACGAGCGATTTGTGGCCCAGTTGGCCGCCCGACGCAAGGCATAGCGCGACTTTCCAGCCTATCAGGTTGAACCCTGAACCCTTTCGGGCTTTCCAGCCTATCGCGACCGCTTTTTTCGCGCCGGAGGAGGATCTCGCTCCACGTCGGCAAACAACTCTTCCAGCGGCACGGAGAAGCCGGGCAAGACCTTTCCCCCGGTCAGGGTTTCAGGTTCAGCCAGCACCTTCGACGACTTCTTGCCGCTGAACGCCTCCACGGTGCGCTTTCGCGGATCGACGAACCAAACCAGACGCACGCCCGCGTCGAAATAGTCGTCCAGCTTTCGCGACATTTCCTTGGGTGTGTTGTCTTCGCTCAGCACCTCCACGGCCAAATCGGGCACAAGGTGCGGCATCTTTCTCGAACCACGACGCTGCGAAAATCTCTTCGACGATGCGAAAGCAATGTCCGGAATGCGCACGAGACCGGGAAACAGCCGCATCATGCCATCGGGGCCCGAGACTTTGCCGAGCTTGTGAGCTTTCACGAAGCTGTTCAGCAGGGTTATCAGGTCAACCGTCAAGCAAGATTCTTCATAACCCACAGTCTTCTCCACCAACACGCCGTCGACGAGCTCGCAAAGCCGGTCTTCGCGCTCTTCGACATCGACCACGTCGTTTTCCGTCGCCGTGCCCGGCGCCGGCACATTACGGATGCGCCAAGCGGGCATATTTCCAAAGAGCTCCGCGAGATCGTTGATGGTTAAGGCGGTGGGTTGGCTTTCGACGATGGCCATGGCGACTCCGGCACGAGGATTGCCTTCCATTGTGGCGCGTGGACGAGAGAGCGCCAAGACGGCAACGCCCGCATGCCCGCATGAGCTTGCCTCAAAGGTGAATCAGAGGCCATGCCGCGGGCTTGCCCCGCCGGTCGCTGACGTTGGTTTCTAGTTGGCGGTCGCTCCCTCAAAACCTTTGGGGGTCGTTCTTCCAGCCGTATTATTGGGCGCGGTCGTGGAAGGGGAACTGGGCCGTGAAGCGCAGAACGGCCAAGAGCCGTTTCAGCCGTGCGATGCGGAGCATCGCGCAATGGTGCCGGCTCAACCGGCATCGGCCGATTACGGAACAGCAGCGCACACTTTGCCAGAAGTTTTGGCGGCCGTTAAATCTGGTAATTCATTTCCGGCTGCAGCTCGTCGCTCTCGGCCCGCATGCGGAGCTTGGGCTTTTCGAGCACCACGGTCGTGCGCGGCCCCACGCTTCGCGTCAGCCAGACGTTCGAGCCGATCACGCTGTCGTGGCCGATCACCGTGTTGCCGCCCAGCACGGTGGCATTGGCATAGATCACCACGCGGTCTTCAATCGTCGGATGCCGCTTGGTGCCGCGCACGAGCTGACCGTCGCCGTCGGTCGGGAAGCTCAAGGCACCCAGCGTCACGCCCTGATAGAGCTTCACGCGATCGCCGATCTGGCACGTCTCGCCGATGACCACGCCCGTACCGTGGTCGATGAAAAAGTGCCGGCCGATGCGGGCGCCGGGATGGATGTCGATGCCCGTCTTGCTGTGCGCCCATTCGGTCATCATTCGCGGCACCAGCGGCACCTCCAAATCCCACAACAGATGCGCCAGGCGGTAGACCGTGACGGCCTCGAAGCCGGGATAGCAGAAGACGACTTCGTCGGGGCATTTTACGGCCGGGTCGCCTTCGTAGGCCGCCCGCGCGTCGAGCGCCAGCAGGTGCCGCAATTCGGGCAACTGCTCCAGGAACTGAAGGGCCTTGGCCTGCCCCAGCGCCTCAAAATCGACGTCTTCCTCGCGGCAGGTCGAGCCGTTGGCCTCGTGCCGCAGGGCGCGGCCGATTTGCACCGTGAGCTTGTCGTGCAGGCCGTCGATCAGATCGCCGACGTGATACAGCACGTTGCCGAAGTGCAGCCCCTCGCGACGCCGATAGCCGGGGTAGAGAATCTCCTTCAACGCCTCGGTGATCTCGATCACCACTTCATAGTTCGGCAACGGGCAATGGGCCAGGTGGTTGATCGTGCCGACCTGTGAGTAGGTCTCGACGATGCGGCGGGTCAGTTCAGGCAACTGTTCCTTGAGTCGGAAGTCGGAGGCCATGGCGAATCTTCTTTAGACTGGGGTCCGTGGAGTTGCGGCGCCGGGGGAGCGGGCACGCGCCGTAGAGGCAAAAGAACGCGTCCGGTCACTCCGGACAGCGGCACAGCAGGCTCAGAAAACGCACAGGAGCGATGGCCCGGTTGAGGAACATAAAACGCCAGCCGTCAAGGTTTGCCCAACGGATACGGAATTCCCAGCTTGAAGTCTTGCTGCCGCTAATCCTAGGCGGCACCGGCGGCAAAATCAAGCCTCTCACCAGACTCTTCGGCCACGGGCGGAGGGAAGTTTAATGCGGCAACTCCGTTCCGCCCGGCAAACCGGGCGCATTGCCTGCTTTTTTATGCCTGAGAATCTGATCGGCAAAAAAGTGCGGGCCGGCAAGAGAGACGAGTTCTTGCGAGCCGCCTCGTACTGGCGCCTGAAAGCGCCCGACATCTTTGGGCGGCCGCGCGTTAAAAGGTAGAATAGGATGGTTGAAGTTCACGCGCTTCGGGAAACTCAAAAAATGGCCGGAAAGAAGCTAGCGACAGTGCCGCCGCGCGGCGGGTCGGGCGTCTGGAAAGACCACGATCCCCCGGTTAAAACGGGGCCGATCGACCATCGGTCCGCGCTGGAAAGCGTTCGCTTTTTAACCCGCACCCAATATGAGATGCACAGGCCCGATGCCATGCAGGTTGAACCCAAAGAGTTGATCCGTGTCTTGAACGAGGCGGGCGTCAAGTTTGTGCTGATGGGGCATCATGGCATCAGCGGCTGGCTCTCTGAGCCACGTGCCACGCGCGACGTGGACGTGGTGGTGCAAAAACGGCACTTCTCCAAGGCGGTGCGCGCAATCCATGCTGTTTGGCCGGATCTAGTGATCAAGGAATTCCCCGTTGTCACGCGCTTTCTCGATCCGGCCAACAAAGAACCGGTGATCGACGTGATGCGTCCGAATGATCTCTATCGCGAGACCTTCAAGAATTGCGTCCGTGTCGGCAAGACACACGATGTGCCGAACCTGGAGCTGGCCCTCGCCGCAAAGTTCGCCGCGATGGTATCGCGGATGCGCGAGATACCAAAAAAACTTTCCGATGCCAGCGATTTTGCGCAAATGGTCCGGCGGAACCAGAACGAGATTGACTTTGATCGGCTCCGCAACTTGGGCGACGCGGTTTATCCGGGTGGCGGCGACGAGATTGTGCGCTTTGTCGAGGACATCAAAGCCGGACGCATGCTGAGGCTGTAGCCGATGAATTCCGCGAAGCACTTTACTATGGCCGAGCTCGAGGCCGGACTCAATCACATCCGCCAATCGCCGAAGGGGGAAGGCCCGCTGGTGATGATCGTGCGCAGGCCGCGCGTCAACGAGCGCGAAGTGCTGGCCGAGGCACAACTCGACCCGGTGCGGGGACTCGTCGGTGATAACTGGAGCGAAAAAGCGAGTGCGGCCACGGCCGATGGCTCGGCCCATCCCGACATGCAGCTCACGCTGATGAACACGCGCGTCATCGCGCTGCTGGCGCAAGACCAAGAGCGCTGGCCGCTGGCCGGCGATCAGCTTTATGTCGATCTCGATCTGAGTGCCGAGAACCTGCCGCCCGGAACCCGTCTCGCCATCGGCTCCGCGGTCGTCGAAGTGACGGCCGTGCCGCACACCGGCTGCCGCAAGTTCATGGCCCGCTTCGGCCGCGACGCCATGAAGTTCGTTAATTGGAGCAGAGACCTGCACTTCCGCGGCGTCAATGCCAAGGTTGTTCGCGCGGGCACGGTTCGCATCGGCGACATCGCCATGAAGCTTGCTCCGCCCAGCAACTCGCCCCCGGCCGAATAACGCCATGCCCGCCGCCGACAAATCCGTGATCCTGTATCTGGAACTGGCGCGTGCCGCCAAGATCCGAAATCGTCCCTGGGACCGCGACAAGCTGTTGCTGCTGGCCGGCATGGTCGCCGCCGAGCGCGGCCGCCACACCGTGGCATCGCTCTGCCGACGCGAAATCCTGGCCCACAACCCGGGGCACCTGATCGGTCGCTATCCGAAGTTCGCCGACGCTCTGGATGACGAACGCTT
This genomic window contains:
- the epsC gene encoding serine O-acetyltransferase EpsC — its product is MASDFRLKEQLPELTRRIVETYSQVGTINHLAHCPLPNYEVVIEITEALKEILYPGYRRREGLHFGNVLYHVGDLIDGLHDKLTVQIGRALRHEANGSTCREEDVDFEALGQAKALQFLEQLPELRHLLALDARAAYEGDPAVKCPDEVVFCYPGFEAVTVYRLAHLLWDLEVPLVPRMMTEWAHSKTGIDIHPGARIGRHFFIDHGTGVVIGETCQIGDRVKLYQGVTLGALSFPTDGDGQLVRGTKRHPTIEDRVVIYANATVLGGNTVIGHDSVIGSNVWLTRSVGPRTTVVLEKPKLRMRAESDELQPEMNYQI
- a CDS encoding glycosyltransferase family 39 protein, encoding MFLSSFARLLRSRLPGWLEPQAVLLVLIVAAIYFARLDDLTLRGEETRRARVAIEMLETGDWVVPREQGRVFPDRPPLGNWLIALSMLATGGSGTLAVRLPTVLATLATTLIIYGYSRTALTRNGALAAGLAYATMGQVLQLGMLAETEATMTLLVGASLLLWHRAYRGGLPARQTWCLGYALSGLAALAKGPQGPIYFVAATVVYLAVRRDWRFLLSWSHLTGIIAGTAVVAVWQVPYSMAVEWKLVLQTWGHTSAARFDYSSLGPVFRHLLAFPCEIFGCLLPWSVWLAAFASRDFRRGLAGASDMAVFLGIAIAVAFPTCWLAPQARGRYFMPLYPCFAPLVAIAVERAWSRAATRTLAKLWQRYLSLAAAGAAIAAVAVLAASLSPWLAATPLHQSPAFAVCYSLGALAAAAVAWQTRRPESGRQAVAGVAAVAVFLGLTSNGLLMNDVIRRSEDIAGQVAQLKQRLPDGVPLVSLGRAHHPFVYHYGQTIPWLDWPKPGGPTDYEYFCFHCVRGRRKPLPFEWEEIGVVRCDRYRRMQPVDAMVIGRRRPQITKRHDRPRVR
- a CDS encoding Uma2 family endonuclease, producing the protein MAIVTEQRVAPLTAGDQLTRDEFLRRWEADPNIKLAELIEGTVYAPFRNAIEHGDMVGGVADWLSTYHIATAGTAGGRSTTLLMLDDAPQPDLSLRLLPQCGGAAWMEGRYLRGTPELLAEVSVSTASYDLHQKLRLYQSAGIPEYLAVVVFEREIRWHALVDGRYQFLSPDIDGLYRSRVFPGLWLDGQALLSGNLRQVLDRLQQGLRSDEHERFVAQLAARRKA
- a CDS encoding Uma2 family endonuclease — translated: MAIVESQPTALTINDLAELFGNMPAWRIRNVPAPGTATENDVVDVEEREDRLCELVDGVLVEKTVGYEESCLTVDLITLLNSFVKAHKLGKVSGPDGMMRLFPGLVRIPDIAFASSKRFSQRRGSRKMPHLVPDLAVEVLSEDNTPKEMSRKLDDYFDAGVRLVWFVDPRKRTVEAFSGKKSSKVLAEPETLTGGKVLPGFSVPLEELFADVERDPPPARKKRSR